The following are encoded in a window of Dictyostelium discoideum AX4 chromosome 6 chromosome, whole genome shotgun sequence genomic DNA:
- the smp3 gene encoding hypothetical protein — protein MLKKVILSILYNLKNVIFNRNNNYNNNNKNKIPLPNSYCISILIRFIVGVLAIGYIHPDEYFQSPEITSSFMFNFKTFTPWEFNDSNPCRSVVIPFNLSHRKSLSILSSCWLIIIFHSRTFSNTIESLLVATLLTIILLYKKSISKGENTFFKDLLIGIIVSCGIFARFTFIFFATPLGIYLLYLLFQSSSSSSSATKSSINNNSNNGCKKFTKSKLSCIISIILIIFGFLIASSFFIIIDSIYFNYLDHLKLISDFNLITSNINTSDLFLSSNSTIDIINQISNIPKHPLISDLNSTHIISFLKNNLTYTPINSFLYNLDVDNLSDHGIHNRLTHLFVNLPMMVGPLVLLLFIEIISILKNGFNVNKQTNNVNNNNNNTNNNNNNNNNTNNNNNDNHNHSGIDNGSIKRNHHSSSSLSQSSTSPSNRKEVFPISIRILLVSIILFGLFFLSLAPHQEPRFLLPLFFPLALLSYRYFYFNKKSSKLLLILWILFNMILTIFFGFVHQGGVTPSLVYIGSKIVKPQQQQQYLLLGEIENNLNITNSNINNNKINNENLQKSNNKLNNITIMFYHTYMPPRYLLGIERNNEKINLLDLGGKDINSLKNLVDEIKGSKIFILSPTKDILYQQYKDKTCQLTESFWPHLTTEDPPQSIDELRLFMFECNDL, from the exons atgttaaaaaaagtaattctatcaatattatacaatttaaaaaatgttatttttaatagaaataataattataataataataataaaaataaaattccatTACCAAATTCATATTGCATATCAATATTGATCAGATTTATAGTTGGTGTTTTGGCTATTGGTTACATTCATCCTGATGAATATTTCCAATCACCTGAAATCACTTCATCATTtatgtttaattttaaaacatttacaCCATGGGAATTTAATGATAGTAATCCATGTAGATCTGTTGTAATACC ttttaatttatcccatagaaaatcattatcaattttatcatcatgttggttaattataatatttcattcaagaacattttcaaatacaATCGAATCTTTATTGGTTGCAACATTATTAACAATTATCctattatataaaaagagTATTTCAAAAGGTGAAAATACTTTCTTTAaggatttattaattggtatAATAGTTTCATGTGGTATATTTGCTagatttacttttattttctttgcAACCCCATTaggaatttatttattatatttattatttcaatcatcatcatcatcatcatcagcaacgaaatcatcaataaataataatagtaataatggttgtaaaaaattcacaaaatcaaaattatcatgtattatatcaattattttaattatatttggatttttaatTGCAAGTAGtttctttataataattgattcaatctatttcaattatttagatcatttgaaattaatttcagattttaatttaattacttcaaatataaatacatctgatttgtttttatcatcaaattcaacaattgatattataaatcaaatttctAATATTCCAAAACATCCTTTAATTTctgatttaaattcaactcatataatttcatttttaaag aataatttaacatatacaccaattaatagttttttatataatcttgatgttgataatttatcagATCATGGAATTCATAATAGATTAACtcatttatttgtaaatttacCAATGATGGTTGGTCCATTagttttacttttatttattgaaataattagtattttaaaaaatggttttaatgttaataaacaaactaataatgttaataataataataataatactaataataataacaacaataacaataatacaaataataataataatgacaatCATAACCATAGTGGAATTGATAATGGTAGCATTAAAAGAAATCATcattcatcttcatcattatcacaatcgtcaacatcaccatcaaataGAAAAGAAGTTTTCCCAATTTCAATTAGAATTTTATTAGtatcaattatattatttggattatttttcTTATCATTAGCACCACATCAAGAACCAAGATTCCTTTTACCATTATTCTTTCCTTTAGCATTATTATCATATCGTTACttttatttcaataaaaagagttcaaaattattattaattctttggATATTATTCAATATGATCTTAACTATTTTCTTTGGTTTCGTTCACCAAGGTGGTGTAACACCATCTTTAGTTTATATTGGttcaaaaattgtaaaaccacaacaacaacaacaatatttaCTTTTaggtgaaattgaaaataatttaaatattacaaattctaatattaataataataaaattaataatgaaaatttacaaaaatcaaataacaaattaaataatataacaatTATGTTTTATCATACATATATGCCACCAAGATATTTACTCGGTATTGAaagaaataatgaaaaaattaatttacttGATTTAGGTggaaaagatattaatagtttaaagaatttagttgatgaaattaaaggtTCAAAGATTTTCATACTTTCCCCAACAAAAGATATACTTTATCAACAATATAAAGATAAAACTTGTCAACTTACTGAATCATTTTGGCCTCACCTAACAACTGAAGATCCTCCacaatcaattgatgaattaaGATTATTCATGTTTGAATGTAAtgatctttaa
- the dimB gene encoding hypothetical protein: protein MNQFYQSTTGGQQNNNNGNQFQQYQPQQQQQFQQYSPSNANNNNTTTTTTTSTSKKGKNKDNQSKQQQIQQQQIQQQQQQQQQQQQQIQQQSVDTPSSYNGDGSDDGSDTERENKKNRNRVNQNLASRNYRQRKKEYIKEIEEKLAVLALENDQLKKENINLKKGGGVEIMKPDPAFITMMMEAKQIIIQLDVAIKKNDERSLIYLLQLFHLSIEKRHTIVEREVEKMVHPYTQAKLAAMGYVPSLENPMISSISGPSSDGWWTMYISEAQITEEQAKAIKQLRSNHWKADIELRNEREKLDRSIKEFYLNRVMVFPTNERLNKSFATNLSLSDGPNPTSPNSSSVTQSTLVRPSPGLTLLNNLNEENNNSNNSSNSSNNNTTTNNNNNNSLTPTPNQNNNISNIAVNGTISVVNELGFSPINGNIDISEILEFTRKLEALKKNFVKQRTLMEDTHSALSSILTPKQEAMLLVRVHSSTRYDFANMEMLKNVWGSVIAKDTTSYPQPPTFSQQTQQLQQAQLQLQNQTKQQQQQLQNNNNNNNNNNNNNNSFNNSNNNNVQNNSSNPSTPGGNNDQQNIYYTSSPSIPSSPYNHHQQQPSRQ, encoded by the coding sequence atgaatcaattttatcaatctACCACTGGTGGACaacaaaacaataataatggtaaccaatttcaacaatatcaacctcaacaacaacaacaatttcaacaataTTCACCATCAAATgcaaacaataacaacacaactacaacaaccactacttcaacatcaaaaaaaggtaaaaataaagataatcaatcaaaacaacaacaaatacaacaacaacaaatacaacaacaacaacaacaacaacaacaacaacaacaacaaatacaacaacaaagtgTTGATACACCATCATCATATAATGGAGACGGATCAGATGATGGATCAGATACAGAACGTGAgaataaaaagaatagaaATAGAGTGAACCAAAATCTTGCATCAAGAAATTATAGACAAAGAAAGAAGGAATATATTAAAGAGATTGAAGAGAAGTTGGCGGTATTGGCATTAGAGAatgatcaattgaaaaaggaGAATATAAATCTAAAGAAAGGGGGTGGCGTTGAAATTATGAAACCTGACCCCGCCTTTATCACAATGATGATGGAGGCCAAACAAATCATCATTCAACTCGACGTGGCGATCAAAAAGAACGATGAAAGATCTCTCATCTATCTCTTACAATTGTTTCATCTCTCCATTGAAAAACGTCACACTATCGTCGAGAGAGAAGTCGAGAAAATGGTTCACCCATACACCCAGGCCAAATTGGCGGCAATGGGCTACGTACCCTCTTTGGAGAATCCAATGATCTCTTCCATCTCTGGTCCTTCATCAGATGGTTGGTGGACAATGTATATCAGTGAGGCTCAAATCACCGAAGAACAAGCTAAAGCCATCAAACAACTTCGTTCAAATCATTGGAAAGCCGATATCGAATTAAGAAATGAAAGAGAGAAATTAGATagatcaattaaagaattttacCTAAATCGTGTTATGGTTTTCCCAACAAATGaaagattaaataaatcttttgcTACTAATCTATCATTATCTGATGGTCCAAATCCAACTTCTCCAAATTCTTCATCTGTAACTCAATCTACTTTAGTTAGACCTTCACCTGGtttaactttattaaataatttaaatgaagaaaataataatagcaataatagtagtaatagtagtaataataatactaccactaataataataataataatagtttaacaccaacaccaaatcaaaataataatataagtAATATAGCAGTTAATGGTACTATATCAGTGGTAAATGAATTAGGATTTAGTCCAATTAATGGTAATATCGATATTAGTGAAATTTTAGAATTCACAAGAAAATTGGAAGcattgaaaaagaattttgtAAAACAAAGAACATTGATGGAAGATACTCATTCAGCTTTAAGTAGTATTCTCACACCAAAACAAGAGGCAATGCTTTTGGTTAGAGTTCATTCAAGTACTCGTTATGATTTTGCAAATATGGAAATGTTAAAGAATGTTTGGGGTAGTGTCATTGCAAAAGATACAACCTCTTATCCACAACCACCAACATTTTCACAACAAactcaacaattacaacaagctcaattacaattacaaaatcaaacaaaacaacaacaacaacaattacaaaataataataataataataataataataataataataacaatagttttaataatagtaataataataatgtacaAAATAATTCTTCAAATCCATCAACTCctggtggtaataatgatcaacaaaatatttattatacttCCTCTCCATCAATtccatcatcaccatataatcaccaccaacaacaaccttCGAGACAATAA
- the rpc19 gene encoding hypothetical protein, translated as MTLASAPAATESCNSFIPPSFDVNKVEIISDRPDCATFIFTDEDHTLGNALHYVLMKNPKVDFSGYSIPHPSDNRMNLRIQTKSNITAQESLLQGLTDIKDISRHIFETFNNALDQ; from the exons atgacATTAGCATCAGCACCAGCAGCAACAGAATCATGTAATTCATTTATTCCACCATCATTTGATGTAAATAAAGTAGAAATTATTTCAGATAGACCAGATTGTGCAACATTTATATTCACTGATGAAGATCATACATTAGGAAATGCTTTACATTatgttttaatgaaaaa tcCAAAAGTTGATTTCTCAGGTTACAGTATTCCACATCCATCTGATAATAGAATGAATCTTCGTATTCAAACAAAAA gTAACATCACAGCACAAGAGTCATTATTACAAGGTTTAACTGATATTAAAGATATTTCAAGACATATTTTTGAAACATTTAACAATGCACTtgatcaataa
- the cct7 gene encoding chaperonin containing TCP1 eta subunit, producing MSQMIRPPIVLLKEGTDTSQGLPQLISNINACCAIVDTVRTTLGPRGMDKLIYQSERQVTISNDGATVMKLLDIVHPAARTLVDIAKSQDSEVGDGTTSVVILAGEFLKAAKPFLEEGIHPQIIIRAFRSACELAKQKIQELSVDIKPENMREFLEKCASTSMNSKLIASHKQFFSKMVVDAVQLLDDNIDLDMIGIKKESGGGLGDSQFIAGAAFKRTFFYAGFEQQPKHIKNPKVLCLNIELELKAEKDNAEIRISDPTKYQSLVNAEWKLFFDKLEAIHASGVNVVLSKLAIGDLATQFFADKNMFCAGRVPDDDIRRVCRATGAAIQNTTSNIIPDVIGTCDLFEEVQVGGQRYNLFTGCTMTQTATIILRGGGEQFIDEAERSLHDSIMIVRRARKHRSVVAGGGAIEMEVSKYLRDYSLSIEGKKQLLINAFAKALEVIPRQIADNAGFDSTDILNQLRQKHAQGEKWFGVDIVNEGICDTYESAIWEPSLVKLNSIVAATEATCLILSVDETVQNNQAEQAQAGPQINNQTRQALSRGRGVQAMRGRG from the exons ATGTCTCAAATGATT agACCACCAATTGTACTTTTAAAAGAAGGTACAGATACATCACAAGGTTTACCACAATTAATTAGTAATATAAATGCATGTTGTGCAATCGTAGATACAGTACGTACAACATTAGGACCACGTGGTATGGATAAATTAATCTATCAAAGCGAAAGACAGGTTACCATATCAAACGATGGTGCCACCGTTATGAAATTATTAGATATTGTACATCCAGCAGCACGTACATTGGTAGATATAGCAAAGAGTCAAGATTCAGAAGTTGGTGATGGTACAACCAGTGTAGTGATTTTAGCAGGTGAATTCCTTAAAGCAGCCAAACCATTCCTCGAGGAGGGTATTCATCCACAAATTATAATCCGTGCCTTTAGAAGTGCATGTGAATTGGCTAAACAAAAGATTCAAGAGTTGAGCGTAGATATCAAACCAGAAAACATGAGAGAATTCCTCGAAAAGTGTGCTTCAACCTCGATGAACTCTAAATTAATCGCCTCTCACAAACAATTCTTTAGTAAAATGGTGGTAGACGCCGTACAATTGTTGGACGACAATATCGATCTCGATATGATTGGCATCAAGAAGGagagtggtggtggtttggGTGACTCTCAATTCATTGCTGGTGCCGCCTTCAAACGTACCTTTTTCTATGCAGGTTTCGAGCAACAACCAAAACACATCAAAAATCCAAAAGTACTCTGTCTCAACATTGAATTGGAATTAAAGGCAGAGAAAGACAATGCAGAGATTCGTATCTCTGACCCAACTAAATATCAATCATTGGTCAATGCAGAGTGGAAGTTGTTCTTTGACAAACTCGAAGCCATCCATGCAAGCGGTGTCAATGTCGTCCTCTCCAAATTGGCCATTGGTGATTTGGCCACCCAATTCTTTGCCGACAAGAATATGTTTTGTGCTGGTCGTGTACCTGATGATGACATTCGTCGTGTTTGTCGTGCCACCGGTGCTGCCATCCAAAACACTACATCCAATATCATCCCAGACGTAATTGGTACCTGCGACCTCTTTGAAGAGGTTCAAGTAGGTGGTCAACGTTACAACTTGTTCACTGGCTGCACAATGACCCAAACCGCCACTATCATCCTTCGTGGTGGTGGTGAACAATTCATCGATGAGGCCGAACGTTCCCTTCACGATTCTATCATGATCGTTAGACGTGCCCGTAAACATAGATCAGTGGTTGCCGGTGGTGGTGCTATTGAAATGGAAGTCTCTAAATATCTTCGTGACTATTCCCTCTCCATTGAAGGTAAGAAGCAACTCCTCATCAATGCTTTCGCTAAAGCACTCGAAGTCATCCCAAGACAAATCGCCGATAATGCTGGTTTCGACTCTACCGATATCCTCAATCAATTAAGACAAAAACATGCTCAAGGTGAAAAATGGTTTGGTGTTGACATTGTAAACGAAGGTATTTGTGATACCTATGAATCTGCAATTTGGGAACCATCTCTCGTTAAACTCAATTCAATCGTTGCCGCAACTGAAGCAACTTGTTTAATCCTCTCTGTTGATGAAACCgttcaaaataatcaagcTGAACAAGCTCAAGCTGGTCCACAAATTAATAACCAAACACGTCAAGCTTTATCACGTGGTAGAGGTGTTCAAGCAATGAGAGGTAgaggttaa
- the dus4l gene encoding tRNA-dihydrouridine synthase 4-like protein, whose amino-acid sequence MEDQINSLLNSQINIEEFNNNNNSNNNNEEEDKPIVKIYDSDKQNLMDRINSGEFMKIQAPMVRFSRLPFRMLVKKWGCDITYTPMIMAAEFNRSEAARDSDFTINKLDEPLIVQFGVNNAEELVSAAEKVKDYCQGIDINCGCPQRWVMKEGFGANLLLHPERIYDMVKQINNRVPIPISIKIRVQSDLKDTIELAKRAERIGVSWITVHGRTSAMKSSHPVDYDAIKLVKDNVTLPVFANGDVFTLSQSNEIREKTGVNGVMSARGLLTNPALFQGYDKTPIECIKDFINIYSEYGGLHPVIFHRHLMYMLYEYHNKNEKSEFNKLSTISGIMDYINDKFLF is encoded by the exons ATGGAAGATCAAATCAATAGCTTATTAAATAGTCAAATCAatattgaagaatttaataataataataatagtaataataataatgaagaggAGGATAAACCAATTGTTAAAATATATGATTCtgataaacaaaatttaatggATAGAATAAATTCAGGAGAATTTATGAAAATTCAAGCACCTATGGTTAGATTTTCAAGATTACCATTTAGAATGTTAGTAAAAAAATGGGGTTGTGATATAACTTATACACCAATGATTATGGCTGCTGAATTTAATAGAAGTGAAGCTGCAAGAGATTCTGATTTCACTATAAATAAAT TGGATGAACCATTGATTGTACAATTTGGAGTTAATAATGCAGAGGAATTAGTATCAGCAGCAGAAAAAGTTAAAGATTATTGTCAAggtattgatattaattgtGGTTGTCCACAAAGATGGGTAATGAAGGAAGGATTTGGTGCAAATTTATTACTACATCCAGAGAGGATTTACGATATGGTTAAACAGATTAATAATAGGgtaccaataccaatatcGATTAAAATTAGAGTTCAATCAGATTTAAAAGATACAATTGAATTGGCAAAACGTGCAGAGAGAATCGGTGTTTCTTGGATCACTGTTCATGGTAGAACCAGTGCAATGAAATCTTCACATCCTGTAGACTACGATGCAATTAAATTAGTTAAAGATAATGTTACATTACCAGTGTTTGCAAATGGTGATGTTTTCACTTTATCtcaatcaaatgaaattcgTGAGAAAACTGGCGTAAATGGTGTAATGTCTGCAAGAGGTTTATTAACCAATCCTGCTCTATTCCAAGGTTATGATAAAACTCCAATTGAATGTATTAAAGATttcataaatatttattcagAATATGGTGGTTTACATCCTGTCATCTTTCATAGACATTTAATGTATATGTTATATGAAtatcataataaaaatg aaaaatccgaatttaataaactttcAACTATTTCTGGTATAATGGATtatataaatgataaatttttattttaa
- the serB gene encoding phosphoserine phosphatase, translated as MEYTLVLVTKKEEKRHLYEHKEIFNELKSTLWKDFNINFENNIELYKNNESFIISKNEIKTSKEIGYEILNNKLHEWFGERLIDFYFNDSKHFNNDQRKLAVFDMDSCIIKNECIDEMAGIMGVSEKVSMITARAMAGELDFNQALVERLSLLRGMTTKQLEQVWEKIELNSGSFSLIQTLKSFGFKTALVSGGFSYFAFRVASRLGMDYAVSNQLEFQTTTDNADNGLSEETLTGRVIGDIINGEMKKKVTILLENLLALKQSQIISMGDGSNDKLMIQYSDMGIAFHGKPILRAATPFQINFAPLSAASFYLSNIYSTTPPPTEVESFCTNKNHIYNTSIHNLSENQALVTKYIDFNKINLNK; from the exons atggaatATACATTAGTTTTGGtaacaaaaaaagaagaaaaaagaCATTTATATGAAcataaagaaatttttaatgaattaaaatctaCTTTATGGaaagattttaatattaattttgaaaat aatatagaattatataaaaataatgaatcatttataatatcaaagaatgaaattaaaacaagtAAAGAAATTGgatatgaaattttaaataataaattacatgAATGGTTTGGAGAGAGATTAATTGATTTCTATTTTAATGATAGtaaacattttaataatgaccAAAGAAAGTTAGCAGTTTTCGATATGGATTCATGTATAATAAAGAATGAATGTATTGATGAAATGGCAGGAATAATGGGGGTTAGTGAAAAGGTATCAATGATAACGGCACGTGCCATGGCAGGTGAATTGGATTTTAATCAAGCATTAGTCGAGAGATTGTCACTACTAAGAGGTATGACCACCAAACAATTGGAACAAGTTTGGGAAaagattgaattaaattcagGTTCATTCAGTTTAATTCAAACTTTGAAATCATTTGGATTTAAAACTGCGTTGGTGTCGGGTGGTTTTAGTTACTTTGCATTTAGAGTAGCATCAAGATTGGGTATGGATTATGCGGTTTCAAATCAATTGGAATTTCAAACTACAACAGATAATGCTGATAATGGATTATCAGAAGAGACTTTAACTGGTAGAGTTATTGGTGATATAATTAATggtgaaatgaaaaaaaaggttacaattttattagaGAATTTATTAGCTTTAAAACAATCTCAAATCATTTCAATGGGTGATGgttcaaatgataaattaatgaTACAATATTCAGATATGGGTATTGCTTTTCATGGTAAACCAATTTTAAGAGCTGCAACAccttttcaaattaatttcGCACCATTAAGTGCTGCCAGTTTTTATctttcaaatatttattcaacaacaccaccGCCAACTGAAGTTGAATCTTTttgtacaaataaaaatcataTATATAATACCTCAATTCATAATTTATCAGAGAATCAAGCTTTGGTAACTAAATATAtcgattttaataaaataaatttaaataaataa
- a CDS encoding phosphatidylinositol 3-kinase-related protein kinase yields MISMAPTPLYLPAEEANRVIRSPIFQRKDSKYNNKDLKSSNDSIQQQQLQSPNNDKSLRKSGSPWLSSQINSNQAELMELSGKRLSTSSPKLCSEGVGGGVYFIQGEKDTHPISVFKPRDEENGIIGPNHSMMGMKAGTLPGEGVFKEVAIYLFDQLHKGYFGVPVTTLVEVQHPIWNKQQQADGAATENDSNFNELLGVKKIGSLQEYIVYEDTADEVGCSKFSVDDIHRIGLLDSLVLNCDRHSGNLLVVAKEDSDRLELVPIDHSLCLPSSDQLSDAWFDWINFPQSKVPFSEKEKQLVESIDIDKVIRQLHSKLPKLRLGCLETLKLTTLFVKKAVEAGLNLCQIGMAISRYQSLDEPSPLESIIANTIKIQKLSLSNPHFWTAYQNEIDLFIDQNY; encoded by the coding sequence atgatttcaatgGCACCAACCCCACTCTATTTGCCAGCAGAAGAGGCAAATAGAGTTATTCGTTCACCAATTTTCCAAAGAAAAGATAgcaaatataataataaagatttaaagtCATCGAATGAttcaattcaacaacaacaattacaatcaccaaataatgataaaagttTAAGAAAATCTGGCAGCCCATGGTTATCAAGTCAAATTAATTCTAATCAAGCAGAATTAATGGAGTTATCTGGTAAACGTTTATCAACTAGTAGTCCAAAACTTTGTTCGGAAGGCGTAGGAGGTGGTGTTTATTTCATTCAAGGTGAAAAGGATACTCATCCAATATCTGTATTTAAACCAAGAGATGAAGAGAATGGAATCATTGGTCCAAACCATTCAATGATGGGAATGAAGGCTGGTACTTTACCTGGTGAAGGAGTTTTCAAAGAGGTGGCAATTTATCTCTTTGATCAACTCCATAAGGGATATTTTGGTGTGCCAGTTACAACATTGGTTGAAGTTCAACATCCAATTTGgaataaacaacaacaagctgaTGGAGCAGCCACTGAAAATGATTCAAACTTTAATGAACTTCTTGGTGTTAAAAAGATTGGTTCATTACAAGAATACATCGTCTATGAAGATACTGCAGACGAGGTTGGTTGTTCAAAGTTTTCAGTTGATGATATTCATCGTATTGGTTTATTGGATAGTTTAGTATTGAATTGTGATAGACATTCCGGTAACTTGTTAGTTGTAGCCAAAGAGGACAGTGATCGTCTTGAATTGGTGCCAATTGACCATAGTTTATGTTTACCATCATCGGACCAATTATCAGACGCTTGGTTTGACTGGATCAATTTTCCACAATCAAAGGTACCATTCAGCGAAAAAGAGAAACAATTAGTTGAATCCATCGATATCGATAAGGTGATCCGTCAACTCCACTCAAAACTACCAAAATTAAGATTGGGTTGTTTGGAAACACTCAAATTGACCACCCTATTCGTTAAGAAAGCCGTTGAAGCCGGTTTAAATCTTTGTCAAATTGGTATGGCAATCTCTCGTTACCAATCACTCGATGAACCATCTCCATTAGAATCAATAATTGCCAATACcattaaaattcaaaaactaTCACTATCCAATCCACACTTTTGGACAGCTTATCAAAATGAGATCGATCTCTTTAttgatcaaaattattaa
- the adi1 gene encoding ARD/ARD' family protein, with translation MKSYFYDNESDVISLDYLKEHNVLYFPMDREKENYKEPLETLCKERGYKNRDEVKLSKETPGLEDKLKIFFEEHLHDDEEIRFILDGCGFFDIRDKNDKWVKIKEKKGDLIIVPANMYHRFALDESRNIHAMRLFTDAPKWVPINRY, from the exons atgaaaagttatttttatgaTAATGAAAGTGATGTAATTTCACTTGACTATTTAAAAGAACACAATGTATTATATTTTCCAATGGATAGGGAAAAggaaaattataaagaacCTTTAGAGACCCTTTGTAAAGAAAGAGGTTACAAAAATAGAGATGAagttaaattatcaaaagaaaCACCAGGTTTagaagataaattaaaaattttctttgaaga acaCTTacatgatgatgaagaaattaGATTCATTTTAGATGGTTGTGGTTTCTTTGATATTCgtgataaaaatgataaatgggttaaaattaaagaaaaaaaaggtgaTTTAATTATAGTT ccAGCAAATATGTATCATCGTTTTGCACTTGATGAAAGTAGAAATATTCATGCAATGAGATTATTTACTGATGCTCCAAAATGGGTACCAATTAAtagatattaa
- a CDS encoding transmembrane protein, which translates to MFLSLLILLSYALGFVFCVVCLACGLYYFSELVEEHATVAKRWIKYTMWFVMGIIFLLGIFEDLDFTSLLFSFIGHCCYYTLLTEFPFVTLTGYKFILSVLSFIISHISWFIYFRNTENWYPFGEIIAIFTFCVWLIPLIFFISLAANDNSLPMANSYSSHSNSNIIGVDSEFTKKKSRISVLKSMFAWAKEKTSDITGQKSMKHYY; encoded by the exons atgtttttaagTCTTCTTATATTACTTAGTTATGCATTAGGGTTTGTTTTTTGTGTTGTCTGTTTAGCATGTGggttatattatttttcagAATTGGTCGAAGAACATGCAACAGTAGCAAAAAGATGGATTAAGTATACTATGTGG TTTGTAATGGgaattatatttttgttAGGAATATTTGAAGATTTAGATTTTAcaagtttattatttagttttataGGTCATTGCTGTTATTATACATTATTAACAGAATTTCCATTTGTAACTTTAACTggttataaatttatattaagcGTTT TATCATTTATAATTAGTCATATTTCatggtttatttattttagaaataCAGAGAATTGGTATCCATTTGGCGAAATCATTGcaatatttacattttgtGTTTGGTTAATTCCAttaatattctttatttCATTAGCTGCTAATGATAATTCTTTACCAATGGCAAATAGCTATTCATCACATTCAA attcAAATATAATTGGAGTTGATAGCgaatttacaaaaaagaaatcaagaATAAgtgttttaaaatcaatgttTGCGTGGGCAAAAGAAAAGACCTCTGATATTACTGGTCAAAAATCAAtgaaacattattattaa